Proteins co-encoded in one Candidatus Obscuribacterales bacterium genomic window:
- a CDS encoding sigma-54 dependent transcriptional regulator, which produces GFETVKVGNQLSVRQRHSQESIAEAIKVPLKIETVSLSKDFMRTMPDSLVVPPRDGQIHVLTPLEETDPKERKHAPTGYKIVRPGTVFHGPLTYSFKEDQIYDAPYSRFRFTWKERAIQPRGTSVEHVSRREVSRLLFDHLKQIKQTHLHMIQGHIEKRRLALENIQLRRAIEQEYSFAGIVGTSEKVQELLALVRSIAATDVSVLIQGETGTGKELIAKAIHYNSPRRSNRFVAVNCGSLTETLLESELFGHEKGAFTGAITQRKGIFEFADGGTLFLDEIGEIPPSTQVKLLRVLQEGEFHRVGGRDVIKVNVRIVAATNQNLEELIAQGRFRQDLYYRLNVVPIGVPPLRERIEDIPLLVSHFIEKRNPQLNQRISGMSPETMALIMAHSWPGNVRELENVIQRMMVVAKGEILDVHDLPPEMRGKESPRREKAKDLKGVARESAGMVEQRAILDALAKSGGNVTQAARALGISRVTLQKKMKVYNLRAPSS; this is translated from the coding sequence CGGATTTGAGACAGTGAAGGTGGGGAATCAACTATCCGTCCGGCAACGCCACTCGCAGGAATCAATCGCTGAAGCGATCAAAGTCCCCTTGAAAATCGAAACCGTCTCTCTGTCGAAGGATTTTATGAGGACCATGCCGGACTCGCTCGTCGTGCCACCACGCGACGGTCAGATCCATGTACTAACCCCTTTGGAGGAGACCGATCCAAAGGAAAGGAAACATGCTCCGACCGGCTACAAAATTGTTAGACCTGGCACTGTGTTTCACGGTCCTCTCACCTACTCCTTCAAGGAAGACCAGATTTATGATGCTCCATATAGCCGGTTCCGTTTCACCTGGAAAGAGCGAGCGATTCAACCCAGAGGAACCTCCGTTGAGCATGTTAGCAGAAGGGAGGTCTCCCGCCTTCTCTTCGACCACCTAAAGCAAATCAAACAGACACACTTGCATATGATCCAAGGTCATATCGAAAAAAGGCGACTCGCGTTGGAGAATATCCAGCTCCGTCGCGCGATCGAACAGGAATATAGCTTCGCCGGCATTGTGGGGACCAGCGAGAAGGTTCAGGAGCTCCTTGCGTTGGTGCGGTCTATCGCAGCAACGGATGTAAGTGTGCTCATTCAGGGCGAAACCGGGACCGGAAAAGAGCTCATCGCCAAAGCGATTCATTACAATAGTCCGCGACGGTCAAACCGTTTTGTGGCCGTGAACTGTGGATCGCTCACCGAGACTCTCTTGGAAAGCGAACTCTTCGGCCATGAAAAAGGGGCCTTTACCGGTGCCATCACCCAACGAAAGGGGATCTTTGAGTTCGCTGATGGAGGGACTCTTTTTCTCGACGAGATTGGAGAGATTCCGCCGAGCACCCAGGTCAAGCTGCTGCGGGTGTTACAGGAAGGCGAATTCCACCGCGTGGGGGGGAGAGACGTCATCAAAGTAAATGTTCGCATCGTGGCCGCCACCAATCAAAATCTAGAGGAACTCATTGCTCAAGGTCGCTTCAGACAAGACCTGTACTATCGGCTCAATGTCGTGCCAATTGGGGTCCCCCCACTGCGCGAGCGCATCGAGGACATCCCGCTCCTCGTTTCCCACTTTATTGAAAAACGCAACCCGCAACTCAATCAACGCATCAGTGGTATGAGTCCCGAGACGATGGCCTTGATTATGGCTCACAGCTGGCCAGGGAATGTCCGGGAGCTGGAAAATGTGATTCAGCGGATGATGGTGGTAGCCAAAGGCGAAATCCTCGATGTGCATGACCTTCCCCCTGAGATGCGGGGCAAGGAAAGCCCACGTCGGGAGAAGGCGAAAGATTTGAAGGGTGTTGCACGAGAATCGGCTGGGATGGTGGAGCAACGCGCCATTCTCGATGCCCTGGCCAAATCGGGAGGGAATGTGACTCAGGCCGCTCGAGCCCTGGGCATCAGCCGCGTCACCCTCCAGAAGAAGATGAAAGTATATAATCTCCGGGCCCCATCAAGCTGA